One window of Vespula pensylvanica isolate Volc-1 chromosome 17, ASM1446617v1, whole genome shotgun sequence genomic DNA carries:
- the LOC122635061 gene encoding E3 SUMO-protein ligase RanBP2-like — protein sequence MFRSKKDVDRHVQDIFRKLKNDNEKPYRCYSIAKLYYQVGDYESAKRYVSSYLEVREESAGAHKLLGQTLEALGEKEAAFNQYKLSLELDASQNDLVLKVCELLVDMDTGTDVNRIRYWVKRADKQFPHHPIIFKLKEKMLMAERPNDSSEDLEALIASELSIRPTDVDLRVKLIKYYMAKQRFNDAYNHAANVETTYCHRNSIMWYQSLSELLGKCKKSKQDDWSFWVFYISTLERYAALSLKEHGNETTKTIPEATQAVFNFDQVLTEFKSQNLSGYPMYTEEMLTHMWGQLHFHLACLLLRKTKREQGSWDEASRLCAVLFLFALHVHPIDSTASWAIHGKDQFKNLVSVWYREGSYRCSQAGNVLQDCARNNVKKLMNKIDTFFFTEAWRERIYQRSFVSKLYQQHIKTSYFCNHTVFNPPLRLCLPNELKRYDEVSEEVWPDSLHHHVWLGIRSRLQNTQKKDQTYPQQYSHVFPELQFSVNNLNQAGPDTLCRLDIDAFLNAAVLCAAVMVEDQQQRGFLTRERLPTLPADLTSSLCTSAQEKWWSYAYKMYSRKETLEGDLGEIRQELRRGLEVVRCIGNHGLHPVVLVHLARLFYHRVKILKEKDPEHLDIMALEVRYELYWSTVIPLLERLQNNQTIRVTNSKLFNYEGKNMSNAELTNALEEGRLLLAQRFVRNKQYEQAIDALQVLKCPEATFQQGQIYKMLADEIVGSMPRESLTSEIRSQHIIMLSKARNCYYLTLDRLRSPGMNLKHPLDSELCIHISAIENELKRIDPDLSQGDLSRNECDVLSDESYSPAHSGVDHPITNVPISALTGLGTPVNILSTPQKNTHRTPKQSSTPCRPQHQDIMDLSRNRTEARPSPERLDAQIRQMMHARDTVMQTIIEQNKMIMEKIDELTKEMAELRKDSQKQRVQPVNFNPNIEDDLYVLGEEDYGDINYTTNQSAPTSSISGNMFPPSHRHPYSPLVYPPATAFQGYYQGTLPFTDPNAQAIPPLYPPNVYPMPMLYPNRPKVPDMLQQGLFAASRLATQLSDLIPPPTNISLQMPMQKIEVTKPQTIIKDNSTKKSPPVNVVITTSDTLPTTVPLVQPTLSVTIPAQYRMGNISTVANTTESQNVPHCYQISMPSQATIPTTVNLPPLPATLTSTPANISLSETSKSNNIEAHTASSPNSSAELHEPEHDPIPDFVPVIPLPAEVKVTTGEEDEVTLYCARAKLFRFVDKEWKERGVGNVKLLKNAEGKVRLLMRREQVLKICANHMLRPDMELTSMPNNDKAWIWVANDFADEKVKIEKLCIRFKTAEEALSFKQHFDSARASLTSINEKVFNETDNKTATNVKVSEGENNHSSSLVTSTNINNVPLDKEKTAATTAVVGGFSFTSKPVIQTVSTGIESTSQKQNETQKVSPFVGFSFNKPEFTKTPEIIITSTTTKNVSTPVTTQVTGFSFLKSNTISPSYSEPTTTAVSIGMRDVTTVTTSQTAAIVSTTSASRVSLRRPHAPAPATLIVATTTSGITQKSELPGQEECETKVLFEQKATLQRQCKDNKNWENKGTGQMKIILNIKTGNLNLLMHREEDSKVCYNQDVLAEMKFNIKSINKNVINWVVYDTKGENKLESYSITFKSPEQASKFYDILINDQQKKKKDNISSDVKKYENKKISETSNVIAENKQVPLSELFKPSPGSWECNACYTRNDGKQSKCLACGESSTLATSNVSTGAVESTPSSQQVPLSQLFKKPSGSWECKECYISNLETYNYCVACDSPKDPSMPPKQKTSGFSVGLISTESKPTFTFGIPQESIKDTTSGFTFRMNKSVDGTTDESASKVQLSTPIKSSADTKSIFGGTQQPSTPTSQDTQFTFGFPGKSFGFNFTAKSPAKSPGGAETSDEEVVESDDIHFSPIIPMPDEIEVKTGEEDEEILYSHRAKLFRYDSVAKEWKERGLGDIKLLRHYQTKKLRLIMRRDQVLKLCLNHCVLPEVEFKPKDEKTWLWNAADYSEGEIEYMQFACRFKTSEIAADFKTAIDNARKSEKLSSNNEIVQDEQIQQQNAKSSQDIQVVYELKVTPEEKAAALKLQLPENFYAYKQKEDCPGCIGCIEPSTPPIEDFQVQGELKTNGTLSSTISTSKTHTAPVNINSHINEIKTSDNGNENAQTNASTKISFVTKSDNSDAKSAVTVKPNTPTTYNIFDISSLSFGDKSIAFNDKKSTGFIFGASPSQPTLNDKLITSGSIGQSNKSTEDSNNTLSKWFGNSNVKICEPVGTNQQSSSFSAGRNIFSKPKFIPSNTSSTSLFETAVKIDSNPLENVGNQICGGTSKSVDAGSEKSFLNTTGNSSSLIFKNIFSNLPPATTSVSTIIFGVTPSTISTAPTFETKSASSIFSNTSAPFSSNLTFGSTDSTLAEDTSNKDDNTGDFLTQSNVTFSALAQKAPQTEAFKKDPNFSFAGTGLSVFGSKVTSSVPSKSITIEEIKQDQRDRDKKDDNDEDECSENENDQEHDPHFEPIIPMPDAIEVRTGEEDEEKIFCNRAKLYRYNNATKEWKERGVGEMKILHHAKYGSYRLLLRREQVHKVVCNFLINPDTEFRSLSTSDRAWIWAGMNHAEETPCVEELAVKFKTSNLAAEFKKIVDEVQQTLRERQSEQDIKYNSGIVQENQECVDEIDDEIDDQEDVDDEDDDDDDEDEGSLIFEKRATLYTKSNDGTKWIQIALGTLAIYYDMNIFGEKIILKADGSGEMLSNTIISMSTEMQLEGKKCIWTAIDRALEPPTSRTLKAVFSSSQAAEQMHKIYMCALKCTKQAGIIENILTNK from the exons ATGTTTCGGTCGAAAAAAGACGTTGATCGTCACGTTCAAGATATTTTTCGTAAACTGAAAAACGACAATGAG aaaCCATACCGTTGTTATAGTATAgctaaattatattatcaagtAGGAGATTATGAATCTGCCAAGAGATATGTGTCTTCTTACTTGGAAGTACGAGAAGAATCAGCAGGCGCACATAAGTTATTAGGTCAAACTCTTGAAGCgttaggagaaaaagaagcagcatttaatcaatataaattatctcttGAATTAGATGCAAGTCAAAATGATTTGGTTTTAAAAG tTTGTGAATTATTGGTTGATATGGATACTGGTACAGACGTTAATCGTATTAGATATTGGGTAAAGAGAGCTGATAAACAATTTCCACATCATCCTATAATTTTcaaactaaaagaaaagatgttaATGGCAGAAAGACCAAACGATAGTAGTGAAGATCTCGAAGCTTTAATTGCAT ctgaGTTATCCATCAGGCCAACAGATGTCGACTTGcgtgttaaattaattaagtatTATATGGCAAAGCAAAGATTCAATGATGCTTATAATCATGCTGCTAATGTGGAAACAACATATTGCCACAGAAATAGCATTATGTGGTATCAATCACTCAGCGAGTTATTaggaaaatgcaaaaaaagcAAACAGGATGATTGGTCATTTTgggtattttatatatccacGTTAGAAAGATATGCAGCACTTTCTTTGAAGGAGCATGGCAATGAAACAACTAAAACAATACCGGAAGCAACACAAGCAGTATTTAA ttttgaTCAAGTTTTGACTGAATTTAAATCACAAAATTTGTCTGGTTATCCAATGTACACAGAAGAAATGCTAACACATATGTGGGGTCAATTGCATTTTCATTTAGCATGTCTATTATTACGAAAAACTAAAAGAGAACAAGGCAGTTGGGATGAAGCAAGTCGACTTTGTgcagttctttttttgtttgcatTACATGTACATCCAATAGATTCTACAGCTTCATGGGCTATTCATGGGAAAGATCAATTTAAAAACTTAGTTTCAGTTTGGTATAGAGAAGGGTCATATAGATGTAGTCAGGCTG GTAATGTTCTTCAAGATTGTGCAAGAAATAATGTCAAGAAACTGATGAATAAGAttgatacatttttcttcacaGAAGcatggagagaaagaatttatcaG aGAAGTTTTGTATCCAAACTGTATCAACAACATATAAAAACTTCATATTTTTGCAATCATACAGTTTTTAATCCACCTCTTCGTTTGTGTTTACCAAATGAATTAAAACGCTATGATGAag TTTCGGAAGAAGTATGGCCAGATTCGTTACATCATCATGTTTGGCTTGGTATTAGGAGTCGACTTCAAAATACTCAAAAGAAGGATCAGACATATCCACAACAGTATTCTCATGTATTTCCAGAATTGCAATTTTCTGTTAATAATCTAAATCAAGCTGGTCCTGACACATTATGTAGATTAGACATTGATGCATTTTTAAATGCTGCAG ttttatgtGCTGCTGTAATGGTTGAAGATCAGCAACAAAGAGGTTTCTTAACTCGAGAAAGACTTCCTACTCTACCAGCAGATCTAACTAGTTCCCTTTGTACATCTGCACAAGAGAAATG GTGGtcatatgcatataaaatGTACTCTAGAAAAGAGACATTAGAAGGAGATTTAGGAGAAATTAGACAAGAATTACGAAGAGGTTTAGAAGTTGTTCGTTGTATCGGCAATCATGGTTTGCATCCAGTAGTTCTGGTACATTTAGcacgattattttatcatagg gtaaaaatattaaaagaaaaagatccaGAGCATCTTGACATTATGGCCTTAGAAGTTCGATATGAACTTTATTGGTCAACTGTTATACCTCTTCTTGAAAGATTGCAAAATAATCAAACTATACGTGTAAcaaattctaaattatttaattatgaagg aaagaacatGAGTAATGCAGAATTAACTAACGCTTTGGAAGAAGGTAGATTACTTTTGGCTCAACGCTTTGTACGGAATAAACAATATGAGCAAGCAATTGATGCATTGCAAGTATTGAAATGCCCAGAAGCTACGTTTCAGCAAGGACAA atttataaaatgCTTGCTGATGAAATAGTCGGTTCTATGCCTAGAGAAAGCTTAACATCAGAAATAAGATCACAGCATATCATTATGCTTTCGAAAGCtagaaattgttattatcttACTTTAGATCGATTACGTAGTCCAGGAATGAATCTGAAACATCCATTAGATTCGGAActgtgtatacatatttcagctatagaaaatgaattaaaaaggaTTGATCCAGATTTATCACAAGGAGACT TAAGTAGAAATGAGTGCGATGTGTTATCAGATGAAAGTTATTCACCTGCACATAGTGGCGTTGATCATCCTATAACGAATGTACCTATATCTGCATTAACTGGATTAGGCACTCCTGTGAATATATTAAGTACACCACAAAAAAATACTCATCGTACTCCAAAACAATCTAGTACACCTTGTAGACCACAACATCAAGATATTATGGATTTATCAAGGAATCGCACG GAAGCACGCCCGAGTCCTGAACGGCTTGATGCTCAGATACGTCAAATGATGCATGCTAGAGATACTGTTATGCAAACAATcatagaacaaaataaaatgataatggaAAAGATAGATgaattaacaaaagaaatggCAGAATTAAGAAAAGATTCTCAAAAACAACGTGTTCAACCAGTTAATTTTAATCCTAATATAGAAGACGATTTATATGTTCTTGGAGAAGAAGATTATggtgatataaattatacaaccAATCAGTCAGCTCCAACATCTTCCATTTCTGGAAATATGTTTCCACCATCTCATAGACATCCTTATTCACCATTAGTGTATCCACCAGCAACAGCTTTCCAGGGTTACTATCAAGGAACTCTACCATTTACTGATCCAAATGCACAAGCAATTCCACCTTTATATCCTCCGAATGTTTATCCAATGCCTATGCTGTATCCTAATCGACCTAAGGTACCGGACATGTTACAACAAGGTCTGTTTGCTGCATCAAGATTGGCAACTCAACTGAGTGATCTTATACCACCTCCAACAAATATATCATTGCAAATGCCAATGCAGAAAATTGAAGTGACGAAGCCTCaaactataataaaagataattctaCTAAGAAATCTCCACCTGTAAATGTTGTAATAACTACTTCAGATACACTACCAACTACAGTACCATTAGTGCAACCTACTCTGAGCGTTACTATCCCTGCTCAATATAGAATGGGAAATATTTCTACTGTTGCAAATACTACAGAATCACAGAATGTTCCACATTGTTATCAAATCTCTATGCCATCTCAAGCTACTATTCCAACAACTGTCAATTTACCTCCTTTGCCTGCAACACTTACATCAACACCAGCGAATATTTCCTTATCGGAAACATCAAAAAGCAATAATATCGAAGCACACACAGCTAGTTCACCAAATAGTTCTGCTGAACTACATGAACCAGAACACGATCCAATACCAGATTTTGTTCCTGTCATACCATTGCCTGCTGAAGTTAAAGTTACAACAGGCGAAGAAGATGAAGTTACATTATATTGTGCACGCGCAAAACTTTTCCGTTTTGTGGATAAAGAATGGAAAGAACGTGGCGTTGgaaatgttaaattattaaaaaatgcagAAGGGAAAGTTCGTTTGTTGATGCGTAGAGAACAAGTCTTAAAAATATGTGCAAATCATATGTTAAGACCTGACATGGAGTTAACTAGTATGCCAAATAATGATAAAGCTTGGATTTGGGTTGCGAATGATTTTGCAgatgaaaaagtgaaaattgaGAAACTTTGTATCAGATTCAAAACTGCAGAAGAAGCTCTCTCATTCAAACAACATTTTGATAGTGCTAGAGCTAGCTTAACATctattaatgaaaaagtatttaatgAAACCGATAACAAAACAGCAACCAATGTTAAAGTTTCAGAAGGAGAGAACAATCATTCATCATCTCTCGTTACttcaacaaatataaataatgtaccgttggataaagaaaaaactgcTGCAACTACAGCTGTTGTTGGTGGATTTTCTTTCACTTCAAAGCCCGTCATTCAAACGGTTTCTACTGGAATAGAAAGTACATCCcagaaacaaaatgaaacacAAAAAGTAAGTCCATTCGTAGGTTTTTCATTCAATAAACCTGAATTCACCAAAACACCTGAGATCATAATTACCTCGACAACAACCAAAAATGTATCTACGCCTGTAACAACGCAAGTAactggtttttctttcttaaaatcaAATACGATCTCTCCCTCATATTCTGAACCAACGACAACTGCTGTTTCTATTGGTATGCGTGACGTAACTACAGTTACTACGTCTCAAACGGCAGCAATTGTTTCTACGACTTCAGCGTCTCGTGTCTCATTAAGAAGACCGCATGCACCTGCACCTGCAACATTAATTGTTGCAACTACAACAAGCGGTATCACTCAAAAATCTGAACTACCTGGCCAAGAGGAATGCGAAACAAAAGTTTTATTTGAACAAAAAGCAACCCTTCAACGACAAtgcaaagataataaaaattgggAGAATAAAGGTACTGGAcagatgaaaattatattgaatataaaaacaggaaatttgaatttattaatgcATAGAGAAGAGGATTCAAAAGTCTGTTATAATCAAGATGTATTAgcagaaatgaaatttaatattaagtctataaataaaaatgttattaattggGTCGTTTATGATACTAAGGGAGAGAATAAGTTAGAATCATATTCCATAACATTTAAAAGCCCAGAGCAAGCATCAAAATTCTATGATATACTTATAAATGAtcaacagaaaaagaaaaaagataatatttctagtgatgtgaaaaaatatgaaaataaaaaaatatccgaAACATCAAACGTAATTGCAGAAAATAAACAAGTACCATTATCAGAATTATTTAAGCCATCTCCAGGATCTTGGGAATGTAATGCATGTTATACTAGAAACGATGGTAAACAATCAAAATGTCTAGCATGCGGAGAATCGTCTACTCTTGCAACTTCTAATGTATCTACTGGAGCAGTCGAATCCACACCATCTTCTCAACAAGTGCCACTTTCTCAGCTGTTCAAAAAACCTTCTGGTTCATGGGAATGTAAGGAATGTTATATTTCCAATTTGgaaacatataattattgtgtTGCTTGTGATAGCCCTAAAGATCCATCTATGCCACCTAAACAAAAGACAAGTGGTTTCAGTGTAGGTTTAATATCTACTGAATCAAAACCTACATTTACTTTTGGTATTCCTCAAGAATCTATTAAAGATACAACAAGTGGATTTACATTCCGAATGAATAAATCAGTAGATGGAACTACAGATGAGTCTGCAAGTAAAGTGCAACTTAGCACACCAATAAAATCTAGTGCAGATACAAAAAGTATATTTGGAGGAACTCAACAACCAAGTACTCCAACGTCTCAAGACACGCAATTTACATTTGGTTTTCCTGGGAAGTCTTTTGGCTTTAATTTTACAGCAAAATCTCCAGCAAAATCACCTGGTGGTGCAGAAACCAGTGACGAAGAAGTCGTTGAAAGTGATGATATTCATTTTTCACCGATAATTCCAATGCCAGACGAGATAGAAGTTAAAACtggagaagaagacgaagaaatacTTTATAGTCATAGAGctaaattatttagatatgaTTCTGTAGCTAAAGAATGGAAGGAACGTGGATTAggtgatattaaattattaagacATTATCAAACTAAAAAATTAAGACTGATAATGAGACGAGATCAAGTACTGAAATTATGTTTAAATCATTGTGTCTTACCAGAAGTAGAATTCAAACcaaaagatgaaaaaactTGGCTGTGGAATGCTGCAGATTACAGTGAAGGAGAAATTGAGTACATGCAATTTGCGTGTCGTTTTAAAACTTCAGAAATTGCCGCAGATTTTAAAACAGCTATTGATAATGCcagaaaatcagaaaaattATCATCAAACAATGAAATTGTTCAAGATGAACAAATACAACAACAAAATGCAAAGTCCTCTCAAGATATTCAGGTTGTATACGAATTAAAAGTTACGCCTGAAGAGAAAGCTGCTGctttaaaattacaattgCCAGAGAATTTTTATGCTTACAAGCAAAAAGAGGATTGCCCAGGATGTATAGGATGCATAGAACCAAGTACACCACCGATTGAAGATTTCCAAGTTCAAGGAGAATTAAAGACTAATGGAACTTTAAGTTCAACAATCTCAACTTCGAAGACACATACTGCTCCTGTGAATATAAATTCAcacattaatgaaattaaaacttcagataatggaaatgaaaatgcTCAAACAAATGCATCTactaaaatttcatttgtaacAAAATCAGATAATTCTGACGCAAAAAGTGCAGTCACAGTTAAACCAAATACACCTActacttataatatattcgatatttcttcattatctTTTGGAGACAAATCTATTGCTTTCAATGACAAGAAATCTACTGGATTTATATTTGGAGCATCACCTTCTCAACCTACGTTAAATGATAAGTTGATAACAAGTGGATCAATTGGTCAATCTAATAAATCTACGGAGGATTCAAATAATACATTATCAAAATGGTTTGGTAATAGTAACGTAAAAATTTGTGAACCAGTTGGTACGAATCAACAATCTAGCAGTTTTTCTGCTGGTAGGAATATATTTAGCAAGCCAAAATTTATTCCTAGTAACACATCTTCTACATCTTTATTTGAAACTGCAGTTAAAATAGATTCAAATCCATTAGAAAATGTTGGAAATCAGATTTGTGGAGGTACATCAAAATCAGTAGATGCAGGATCggagaaatcatttttaaatacaacAGGAAACAGTTCgtcattgatttttaaaaatatatttagtaaTTTACCTCCAGCTACTACCTCTGTTTCAACAATAATATTTGGTGTGACACCCAGTACAATATCAACTGCACCTACTTTCGAAACGAAATCCGCAAGCTCAATATTTAGTAATACTTCTGCACCATTTTCAAGTAACTTAACCTTTGGTTCAACTGATTCTACATTAGCAGAAGACACATCTAACAAGGATGATAACACTGGTGATTTCCTGACGCAAAGCAATGTAACATTTTCTGCTTTAGCTCAGAAAGCCCCACAAACAGAAGCCTTTAAAAAAG ATCCGAACTTTTCTTTTGCTGGAACTGGTTTATCTGTGTTTGGTTCCAAAGTAACTTCTTCGGTTCCTAGTAAATCGATAacaatagaagaaataaaacaagatcAACGAGACAGggataaaaaagatgataacgACGAAGATGAGTGtagtgaaaatgaaaatgatcagGAACACGATCCTCACTTTGAACCTATTATTCCAATGCCAGATGCTATTGAAGTACGAACTggtgaagaagatgaagaaaaaa TATTTTGTAATAGAGCCAAGTTATATAGATACAATAATGCTAcaaaagaatggaaagaaagaggagttggagaaatgaaaattttgcaTCATGCCAAATATGGAtcatatcgattattattacgtagaGAACAAGTTCACAAAGTTGTATGTAATTTTCTAATCAACCCAGATACAGAGTTTCGTTCACTTTCTACATCGGATCGAGCATGGATATGGGCAGGTATGAATCATGCGGAAGAAACTCCATGTGTCGAAGAACTCGCAGTTAAATTTAAAACTTCGAACTTGGCTGCggaatttaagaaaattgtcGACGAAGTACAACAAACGCTACGTGAAAGACAAAGTGAACAAG ATATCAAGTATAACAGTGGAATTGTGCAAGAAAATCAAGAATGTGTTGATGAGATCGATGATGAAATCGATGATCAAGAGGATGttgatgatgaagatgatgatgatgatgatgaagatgaaggttcattaatttttgagaaaagagcaacattatatacaaaatcaaATGATGGAACAAAATGGATACAGATAGCTTTAGGAACATTGGcaatatattatgatatgaatatttttggtgaaaaaataatattaaaagctGATGGATCCGGAGAAATGTTGAGTAATACGATTATTAGTATGAGCACCGAAATGcag cttgaagggaaaaaatgtatttggaCTGCCATTGATCGTGCTTTAGAGCCTCCTACAAGCCGTACCTTGAAAGCAGTTTTTTCCTCTTCACAAGCGGCGGAACAAAtgcataaaatttatatgtgt GCATTGAAGTGTACTAAACAAGCTGGTATTATTGAGAATATACTAACAAACAAATAG
- the LOC122635067 gene encoding 3-ketoacyl-CoA thiolase, mitochondrial, with translation MSIVTKGIFIVAAKRTPFGTMGGVFTNKTATELSVVAANAAMQSAGIKPEKIDSVIFGQVLTLASADGAFLPRHVLLQTGIPLDRPALGVNRLCGSGFQSIVNAAQNILTGESRIVLAGGAENMSQVPFVVRGVRFGTILGQKHEFEDALWAGLYDTYCNLPMGLTAEKLGAQYNITRAEVDEFALRSQQLWKTANDAGRFKEELAPVTVKIKKQDVTVSVDEHPRPKTTKENLTKLNPVFKKDGLVTAGSASGVCDGAGALILASEEAVKQEKLVPLARLVGYSVAGVDPSIMGIGPVPAIRNLLKTTGKTLDDIELVEINEAFGAQTLACAKELNLDLNKLNVNGGAIALGHPLGASGSRITAHLVHELRRRKAGKLGIGSACIGGGQGIAVMIEYL, from the exons atgtcGATCGTAACAAAAG GTATCTTCATTGTTGCTGCAAAGCGAACTCCATTTGGAACAATGGGTGGAGTTTTTACAAACAAAACTGCAACCGAATTATCTGTTGTTGCAGCGAATGCTGCTATGCAATCGGCAGGTATAAAGCCGGAAAAAATTGATAGCGTTATTTTCGGACAAGTATTAacc ttggCATCTGCAGATGGTGCCTTTTTACCACGTCATGTTTTATTACAAACTGGTATACCATTAGACAGACCCGCTTTAGGAGTAAACAGATTATGTGGTTCTGGATTTCAATCTATCGTTAATGCGGCGCAG aATATTCTAACAGGCGAATCAAGAATCGTTTTAGCCGGAGGTGCTGAGAATATGAGCCAAGTACCATTCGTTGTCCGAGGCGTCCGTTTTGGAACAATTTTAGGTCAGAAACATGAATTCGAGGATGCTCTTTGGGCTGGATTATATGATACCTATTGTAATTTACCTATGGGTTTAACTGCGGAAAAGCTTGGAgcacaatataatataacacgaGCAGAAGTTGATGAATTTGCTTTGAGGAGTCAACAATTATGGAAAACTG CAAACGATGCTGGTCGTTTTAAAGAAGAACTTGCTCCAGTAACCGtgaaaattaagaaacaaGATGTAACAGTCTCAGTAGATGAACATCCAAGACCTAAAAcgacaaaagaaaatctaacaaaattaaatcctGTGTTTAAAAAGGATGGTCTAGTCACCGCTGGTTCGGCATCT GGTGTCTGTGATGGTGCAGGAGCATTGATTCTTGCAAGTGAAGAAGCtgttaaacaagaaaaattggTACCATTGGCACGTTTAGTAGGATACAGTGTCGCTGGTGTGGACCCTAGTATTATGGGAATTGGACCAGTCCCAGCCATACGTAATTTACTTAAAACTACAGGTAAAACGCTGGATGACATTGAACTTGTTGAG ATTAACGAGGCTTTCGGTGCTCAGACTTTAGCTTGCGCCAAAGAACTCAATTtagatttgaataaattaaatgtaaatggTGGTGCGATTGCGCTTGGTCATCCATTGGGTGCATCCGGTAGTAGAATTACCGCTCATTTGGTACACGAACTTAG ACGTAGAAAGGCTGGTAAATTAGGTATTGGTTCTGCATGTATTGGTGGAGGTCAAGGAATAGCCGTTATGATAGAATATCTTTAA
- the LOC122635078 gene encoding odorant receptor Or1-like: MLLIKYTNKKKNTNKIITLNMDKYDIEKPMQRRIEPNFHLNVSVSIIYYMGTWPPQGKYRSLYIFCTICSFTFILGIFLLTEIANLILSLNDLGKLIAGATLLMTNCTHAYKIVIILYRQKRIQNLLDITRNEIFARHNIKYKCTVTQYTWQGIFHHIAYQSFGTVAVLCWGFTPIADLIAGRSRRLPMEGWYPYNVTVTPAFEITSLHQTVAIFVACFHNVAMDTLVTGLITVACCQLSILSQIVASIKNYKQVEKINIIKNINDCSQEEKNYNDVPYETLKRCVIHNNVIFSFINEIQNIFGTMILLQFFVNCIIICLIAFNISQVNISFYLNNHQYYISRFKLIYRLQMKIYIPAILFGMLMYMCCMTYQIFIYCWHGNELQLHNTYVSTAAYSNDWWNAGSHFKRALQIIIIRAHRPLILSAGKVFTLSLNTFVNVSISMD, from the exons ATgttactaataaaatatacgaataagaagaagaatacaaataaaataattacgcTGAATATGGATAAGTATGATATAGAAAAACCGATGCAACGTCGAATCGAaccaaattttcatttaaatgtaagcgtatctattatttattatatgggAACTTGGCCACCACAAGGAAAATACCGTTCGTTGTATATCTTTTGTACGATATGCAGTTTCACATTTATATTaggaatttttttgttaaccgAAATAGCAAATCTTATATTAAGTTTGAACGATTTAGGAAAATTAATTGCTGGAGCAACCCTTCTTATGACTAATTGTACCCATGCATACAAG atagtaataattctttatcggCAAAAACGTATACAAAATCTTTTAGATATaacgagaaatgaaatatttgctcgacataatattaaatacaaatgtaCAGTGACTCAATATACTTGGCAAGGAATTTTTCATCATATAGCTTATCAAAGTTTTGGTACAGTGGCAGTACTTTGTTGGGGTTTTACACCCATTGCTGATCTTATTGCTGGAAGATCAAGAAGATTACCAATGGAAGGTTGGTATCCTTACAATGTGACTGTTACTCCAGCTTTTGAAATTACTTCCTTGCATCAGACTGTGGCTATCTTCGTTGCTTGTTTTCATAATGTAGCTATGGATACTTTAGTCACTGGTCTTATCACTGTTGCATGTTGTCAGCTTTCAATATTGAGTCAGATTGTAGCTTCGATAAAGAATTATAAGcaagtagaaaaaattaatattataaaaaatataaacgattgttctcaagaagaaaaaaattataatgatgttCCATATGAAACTCTAAAAAGATGTGTTATacataataatgttatattcaG tttcatcaacgaaatacaaaatatttttggtACAATGATTCTCTTACAATTTTTTGTCAATTGTATCATCATTTGTTTAATCGCTTTTAACATTTCACaggtaaatatttcattttatctaaataatcatcaatattatatctcacgatttaaattaatttatcgattacaGATGAAAATCTATATTCCAGCAATTCTGTTTGGTATGCTCATGTATATGTGTTGTATGacttatcaaatttttatatattgttggCATGGTAATGAATTACAATTACAT aATACGTATGTTAGTACAGCAGCTTATTCCAATGATTGGTGGAATGCTGGGAGTCATTTTAAACGTGcgttacaaataataataataagggcCCATCGACCTCTTATTTTAAGCGCTGGAAAGGTTTTCACATTATCATTAAATACTTTTGTCAACGTAAGTATATCGATggattag